The Sulfurimonas hydrogeniphila genome includes a window with the following:
- the lon gene encoding endopeptidase La codes for MKLSNYGEFPADIPVIAEDELFLYPFMISPLFLSDEKNIKAATKAIENNSLVIVCPTKPGHEGEREYDALYDAGVVGSIMRKVSLPDGRVKVLFQGLARAKSLYKVAEDPLIAHVDVMQSTEVDSLKIDAILEVVREKVRALAAVSNYFPPDLLRTIEENHDHNRIIDLICSTVKLKKEQAYKLFVETDTEKRFLDLIDLLIDEIEANKLQREIRSKVHTHIEKVNKEYFLKEQLKQIQKELGTDTSREEEIEEYRKKLEAKKEKMGEDAYKEISKQLERFARMHPDSSDASMTQTYLDWALDLPFGDLAKKPLRIESVEEQLNKDHFSLKKPKERIVEYFAVKELLELRGVSAKKSAGAILCFSGPPGVGKTSLANSIATALKRPLIRIALGGLEDVNELRGHRRTYVGAMPGRIAQGLIDAKKMNPVIVLDEIDKITRSQRGDPTAALLEILDPEQNSEFRDYYLNFDLDLSNVIFIATANDVGRIPAPLRDRMEFITLSSYTPQEKFEIARRYLLPQEIKKHGLKKSELSISKPALKELIHSYTREAGVRNLRRRIAEMARKAAMELLKHKNVAKVSVTLKNLKQFFDKSVFEIEKTDKVPVIGVVNGLAWTAVGGDVLRIESIRIKGKGNLQLTGSLGDVMKESARIAMSVVKTLIDKRKLRISQDNIPLTFKEKEEIIEVDPSEVYKRYDLHVHVPDGATPKDGPSAGIAMVTVISSILGSYKVRSDVAMTGEVSLTGDVLPIGGLKEKLIAAYKADMTKALIPVKNYERDLEDIPKEVREALEIVPVKRVEEVLKQVLV; via the coding sequence ATGAAATTAAGCAACTACGGAGAATTTCCTGCTGACATCCCGGTGATAGCAGAAGATGAACTTTTTTTATATCCTTTTATGATTTCACCGCTTTTTTTAAGTGATGAAAAAAATATTAAGGCGGCAACAAAGGCCATTGAAAACAATTCTTTGGTGATAGTCTGCCCGACTAAGCCAGGACATGAAGGTGAAAGAGAGTATGACGCACTGTATGACGCAGGTGTGGTAGGTTCAATTATGCGAAAGGTTTCGCTTCCTGACGGACGGGTCAAAGTACTTTTTCAAGGGCTTGCCCGTGCAAAATCTTTATATAAAGTTGCAGAAGATCCGCTTATAGCCCATGTAGACGTGATGCAGTCAACAGAGGTTGATTCTTTAAAAATTGATGCAATACTTGAAGTCGTGCGTGAAAAAGTGAGAGCTTTGGCTGCTGTAAGTAACTATTTCCCGCCCGATCTACTGCGAACTATAGAAGAAAATCATGATCACAACCGTATCATTGATCTGATATGTTCAACAGTAAAACTCAAAAAAGAGCAGGCTTATAAGCTTTTTGTAGAAACTGATACAGAAAAAAGATTTTTGGATCTTATCGATCTGTTGATTGATGAGATAGAGGCAAACAAGCTTCAGCGCGAAATTCGTTCAAAAGTACATACACATATAGAAAAAGTCAACAAAGAGTACTTCTTAAAAGAGCAGCTCAAACAGATTCAAAAAGAACTCGGAACGGACACATCCCGAGAAGAAGAGATAGAAGAGTACAGAAAAAAGCTTGAAGCCAAAAAAGAAAAAATGGGAGAAGATGCCTACAAAGAGATAAGCAAACAGCTTGAACGATTTGCACGTATGCACCCGGATTCTTCGGATGCTTCTATGACGCAGACATATCTTGACTGGGCTTTGGATCTTCCTTTTGGCGATTTGGCAAAAAAACCGCTTCGCATAGAGAGTGTGGAAGAACAGCTCAACAAAGACCATTTTTCGCTAAAAAAACCAAAAGAGAGAATCGTAGAGTATTTTGCAGTAAAAGAACTGCTTGAACTTCGTGGTGTCTCAGCGAAAAAAAGTGCTGGAGCGATATTGTGTTTTTCCGGCCCTCCGGGTGTCGGAAAAACCTCTCTTGCCAACTCTATAGCAACAGCACTCAAACGTCCGCTTATCAGAATAGCACTGGGCGGTCTTGAAGATGTGAATGAATTGCGCGGACATCGCCGTACTTATGTTGGGGCTATGCCGGGACGTATAGCACAGGGGCTTATAGATGCGAAAAAAATGAATCCTGTGATAGTGCTTGATGAGATCGATAAAATTACCCGCTCACAAAGAGGGGACCCGACAGCGGCTCTTTTAGAGATTTTGGATCCTGAACAAAACAGCGAGTTTCGCGATTATTATCTGAATTTTGATTTGGATCTGAGTAATGTGATTTTTATAGCAACAGCAAATGATGTCGGGCGTATTCCTGCTCCTTTGCGTGACAGAATGGAATTTATCACCTTAAGTTCATATACACCGCAGGAAAAGTTTGAGATAGCCCGTCGTTATCTGTTGCCGCAGGAGATTAAAAAACACGGACTCAAAAAATCTGAACTCAGTATTTCAAAACCGGCGTTAAAAGAGCTGATACACAGTTATACACGTGAAGCAGGTGTGAGAAATTTACGCCGCCGTATAGCTGAAATGGCGAGAAAAGCAGCTATGGAACTGCTAAAACACAAAAATGTTGCAAAAGTATCAGTGACACTGAAAAACTTAAAACAGTTTTTTGATAAAAGTGTCTTTGAGATTGAAAAAACAGACAAAGTTCCTGTTATCGGTGTAGTCAACGGCCTGGCATGGACAGCAGTAGGCGGAGATGTTTTACGAATAGAGAGTATCCGCATCAAAGGCAAAGGCAATCTGCAGCTTACAGGCAGTCTTGGTGATGTTATGAAAGAGTCTGCAAGAATTGCCATGAGTGTTGTAAAAACACTTATAGACAAACGCAAGCTGAGAATTTCTCAAGACAATATTCCGCTTACTTTTAAAGAAAAAGAAGAAATTATAGAAGTTGATCCAAGCGAAGTATATAAACGGTATGATTTACATGTACATGTACCGGACGGCGCAACGCCAAAAGACGGACCGAGTGCAGGTATAGCTATGGTAACAGTTATATCTTCCATACTCGGCTCCTATAAAGTACGTTCAGATGTCGCCATGACAGGAGAAGTTTCATTAACAGGGGATGTCCTGCCGATTGGCGGATTAAAAGAGAAGCTTATAGCTGCATATAAAGCAGATATGACTAAAGCTTTGATTCCTGTAAAAAATTATGAAAGAGATTTGGAAGATATTCCAAAAGAAGTAAGAGAAGCACTTGAGATTGTACCGGTCAAACGGGTAGAAGAGGTATTAAAACAGGTTCTTGTGTAG
- a CDS encoding YaiI/YqxD family protein: MLRIYIDGDAFPNLLKPIIFRQIEKYGIKTCVFANKKINIGKSKNIEYVIVDAGADEADNKIVQKVHSGDLVITADIPLADRVIDKNAHAIDHRGELYSKDNIKQYLAMRNLMENIREMGEMTQGPKPFGSKDAELFANQLNMFLQKHMR; this comes from the coding sequence ATGCTGAGAATATATATAGACGGCGATGCCTTTCCTAACCTCTTAAAACCGATTATTTTTCGTCAAATAGAAAAGTACGGCATAAAAACCTGTGTGTTTGCAAATAAAAAAATCAATATTGGAAAATCAAAAAATATAGAGTATGTCATTGTAGATGCAGGTGCAGATGAGGCTGACAATAAAATTGTACAAAAAGTACATTCGGGGGATTTGGTTATCACTGCAGATATTCCCTTGGCGGACAGAGTTATAGATAAGAATGCCCATGCAATAGATCACAGAGGCGAACTTTACAGCAAAGACAACATCAAACAGTATCTTGCAATGCGGAATCTCATGGAGAATATCAGAGAAATGGGAGAGATGACGCAAGGTCCGAAGCCTTTTGGTTCAAAAGATGCCGAACTTTTTGCAAATCAGTTAAACATGTTTTTGCAAAAACATATGCGATGA
- a CDS encoding low molecular weight protein-tyrosine-phosphatase — translation MKSVIFVCLGNICRSPLAEGIAKKIAQEHKIDIKIDSAGTGDWHIGEPPCEGSIKVAQMHGIDISHLRARQFTKEDIDLYELIVVLDENNRLHVKKLGAKNIEKLGCFAFNCQDVPDPYFFDGFDGFLEVYKMIEVCVNNLFSVKLLQEEK, via the coding sequence ATGAAATCCGTTATATTTGTATGTCTTGGCAATATCTGCCGTTCCCCGTTGGCAGAGGGGATTGCCAAAAAAATAGCACAAGAACATAAAATAGATATAAAAATAGACTCTGCAGGGACAGGAGACTGGCATATCGGCGAACCCCCATGTGAGGGTTCAATCAAGGTGGCACAAATGCACGGCATAGATATCAGCCATCTTAGAGCGAGACAGTTTACAAAAGAAGATATTGATTTATATGAGTTGATAGTTGTACTTGATGAAAACAACAGGCTGCATGTCAAGAAACTGGGTGCCAAAAATATAGAAAAGCTGGGATGCTTCGCATTTAATTGTCAGGATGTTCCGGATCCGTATTTTTTTGACGGATTTGACGGATTTTTAGAAGTCTACAAAATGATAGAAGTTTGTGTAAATAATCTTTTTAGTGTAAAATTACTTCAAGAGGAAAAATAA
- the cysK gene encoding cysteine synthase A encodes MKIAKNITELVGNTPLVRLNEASKLTGATILGKCEFMNPTSSVKDRIGFNMIRRGIESGRIQANTTIIEPTSGNTGIALAANCAAQNLKLILTMPESMSVERRNLLKALGAELVLTPAAKGMNGAIQKALEIQENTPDSIILQQFENPANPEIHEITTAQEILRDTEQNLDAFVAAVGTGGTLSGTSKVLKEHIADIAVFAVEPEASAILSGESPAPHKIQGIGAGFVPAILDTSCYSEVIKVSNEDAIATARMLAKKEGLLVGISSGANVYAAMQVASREEFKGKTIVTVLCDTGERYLSTELFSE; translated from the coding sequence ATGAAAATTGCAAAAAATATAACTGAATTAGTAGGCAACACGCCATTGGTAAGGCTGAATGAGGCATCAAAGCTGACAGGTGCCACGATATTGGGAAAATGTGAGTTTATGAATCCGACAAGTTCGGTCAAAGACAGAATAGGATTCAATATGATCCGCAGGGGTATAGAATCAGGACGTATTCAAGCAAATACAACGATTATTGAACCTACAAGCGGAAATACAGGAATTGCTCTGGCAGCCAACTGTGCAGCTCAAAATTTAAAACTTATTTTAACTATGCCTGAGTCTATGAGTGTAGAGAGAAGAAACCTGCTCAAGGCTTTAGGCGCTGAACTGGTACTGACTCCGGCTGCAAAAGGGATGAACGGAGCCATTCAAAAAGCACTGGAAATTCAGGAAAATACACCGGACTCTATAATCTTACAACAGTTTGAAAATCCGGCAAATCCGGAGATACATGAAATCACAACGGCACAGGAAATCCTCCGTGATACAGAGCAAAATCTGGATGCTTTTGTGGCAGCTGTAGGGACGGGAGGAACGCTTAGCGGAACTTCGAAGGTCTTGAAAGAACATATTGCAGATATTGCTGTTTTTGCAGTAGAGCCTGAAGCTTCGGCAATTCTCTCAGGAGAGAGCCCGGCTCCACATAAAATTCAGGGAATAGGCGCAGGTTTTGTTCCTGCAATTTTAGATACCTCCTGTTACAGTGAAGTGATAAAAGTGAGTAATGAAGATGCCATAGCAACAGCCAGAATGTTGGCAAAAAAAGAGGGATTGCTTGTAGGTATATCTTCAGGAGCAAATGTATATGCTGCTATGCAGGTGGCTTCACGGGAGGAATTCAAAGGCAAAACGATTGTGACCGTTTTATGTGACACGGGAGAAAGGTACTTAAGTACAGAACTTTTCAGTGAATAA
- a CDS encoding aminotransferase class IV family protein codes for MNKIQYLETIKAVDAKLFHLAYHQKRLEKTVGYSGIILQDILHPPASGFFRCRVVYDGEEYSITYHQYKKKSIQTLKLVFDNEIEYCKKYYDRSKIEKLLEKKSFCDDILIVKNSLITDTSIANIAFKYKDEWITPKSPLLEGTTRARLLESGKIREDDISVEDLNHFEQVALMNAMIDFDIIPNENIRDIIC; via the coding sequence GTGAATAAAATTCAATATTTAGAAACAATCAAAGCAGTTGATGCAAAACTGTTTCATCTTGCATACCATCAAAAACGGCTTGAGAAAACAGTTGGGTATTCCGGCATTATACTACAAGATATTTTACATCCTCCCGCATCAGGATTTTTCCGGTGCAGGGTTGTATATGATGGCGAAGAGTACAGCATCACATACCATCAGTATAAAAAAAAGAGTATTCAAACCCTGAAACTTGTTTTTGATAATGAGATAGAGTATTGTAAAAAATATTATGACAGAAGCAAAATAGAGAAGCTGCTGGAAAAAAAATCTTTTTGTGATGACATACTTATTGTAAAAAATTCTCTTATTACAGATACATCCATTGCCAATATCGCTTTTAAATATAAAGATGAATGGATAACACCAAAAAGCCCTTTGCTTGAAGGAACGACCAGAGCAAGGTTGCTCGAGAGCGGGAAAATCAGAGAAGATGATATATCTGTAGAGGATTTAAATCATTTCGAACAGGTTGCACTGATGAATGCTATGATAGATTTTGATATAATACCAAATGAAAACATAAGGGATATAATTTGTTAG
- a CDS encoding LysR family transcriptional regulator, whose amino-acid sequence MLKDFAKLHTFLMVIKEKSFSKASAKLGISQPAVTQQIKFIEDYLDTKIVDRKKNGIILTKEGEDLYRIALRLEKAIHSSEKELLKIINKEFTFVMGSSFAIGNYVLPNYLSEIKKRINNEVFMNVDLSSNIIDQLEDKKIDVALIESPVFRDGVIYREWVEDELVVFSNQPMKKHLSADDLLDFDWICRNEDSHTRKLTSEVFEEMGVQCNNFNVIGVLASPTSIKESILHADKNAERPLVSIMSRHVIKSEIENGQLYEARLKNHKITRSFYIAYLKDRKHDAFVDNVVNYLLSLNRV is encoded by the coding sequence ATGTTAAAAGATTTTGCGAAATTACATACTTTTTTGATGGTTATAAAAGAGAAAAGCTTCTCTAAAGCATCAGCAAAACTTGGGATTTCCCAGCCCGCTGTCACGCAGCAAATCAAGTTCATTGAAGATTATCTTGATACAAAAATAGTTGATAGAAAGAAAAACGGAATTATCCTCACAAAAGAGGGTGAAGATCTCTACAGAATCGCTTTAAGACTTGAAAAAGCTATACACAGCAGTGAAAAAGAGTTGTTAAAAATAATCAACAAAGAGTTCACTTTTGTCATGGGTTCTTCTTTTGCAATCGGTAATTATGTGCTTCCGAATTATCTCAGTGAAATAAAAAAACGCATCAACAATGAAGTTTTTATGAATGTGGATCTCTCTTCAAACATTATTGACCAGCTTGAAGATAAAAAAATAGATGTCGCACTCATCGAATCTCCTGTTTTCAGAGATGGTGTCATTTACAGAGAATGGGTGGAAGATGAATTGGTCGTTTTTTCAAACCAGCCGATGAAAAAACATCTCAGTGCAGATGATTTACTCGATTTCGACTGGATTTGTCGCAATGAGGACTCCCACACAAGAAAACTGACATCAGAAGTTTTTGAAGAGATGGGAGTGCAGTGTAATAATTTCAATGTTATCGGTGTTCTTGCCAGTCCGACTTCCATCAAGGAGTCTATTTTACATGCAGACAAGAATGCAGAACGACCTCTTGTCTCTATTATGTCCCGTCATGTCATCAAGTCAGAAATCGAAAACGGCCAACTTTATGAAGCCAGACTAAAAAACCATAAAATTACAAGAAGTTTTTACATAGCCTATCTCAAAGACAGAAAACATGATGCTTTTGTAGACAACGTAGTCAATTATCTGCTCTCGCTTAACAGAGTGTAG
- a CDS encoding ATP-dependent helicase yields the protein MEKIFNHLNESQAAAVKQTEGPVLILAGAGSGKTTTIISRLAYLIEVVGIPASNTLTLTFTNKAAKEMKERSLSMIENVAYPPLLCTFHKFGLLFLKFNIHLLGRANNFVVIDTDDKKRIIKKINSELPTPLIASEISRYKNSLMSPDDAYKQTELFSYKQIAEVFAEYEKYLLENNLVDFDDLIALTYKLLDENPELAKATSQKYQYIMIDEYQDTNELQFKLLQKLCTVHNNLCVVGDDDQSIYGWRGAHIRNIMEFDQDFSGTHVFKLEENYRSRAPILKVANALIEHNRSRLGKKLIATRGNGDDVTTLNSNDENEEARKVAAKIQKLLESGVRAREIAILYRVNVLSRSVEEGLNRYGINYKLVGGLRFYDRAEIKDLISYIRVITNHHDDFSLKRIVNKPKRGLGKASLDKIELAAQKKGTSIYEYITQASMEELEGLVRKKNAATLKEFAKNIQEVAGIAQASTYEFIDALEETFSLKDIYKNMQDSQERILNIDEFYGLFRDFVKKSPQSSLDEFLNELTLQSEQDQVEGESIYMMSIHASKGLEFEHVFVIGMEEGFLPLTGDGSDLEEERRLGYVAFTRAKETLTLCHAGSRFYKGRRSDLEKSRFFNEAGLCKGSLKCEKNTAFKKGDLVRHKIFGTGRIIGVSKSGREFKLKINFAGTKRDILASFVEKL from the coding sequence ATGGAAAAAATTTTTAATCATTTAAATGAGTCTCAAGCAGCAGCAGTAAAGCAAACAGAAGGACCTGTCCTGATTCTTGCAGGAGCGGGAAGCGGAAAGACGACAACAATTATTTCACGCTTGGCGTATCTTATTGAGGTTGTGGGTATTCCCGCTTCAAATACACTTACCCTGACATTTACAAACAAAGCTGCAAAAGAGATGAAAGAGCGTTCTCTCTCTATGATAGAAAATGTCGCCTATCCTCCTCTTCTTTGTACCTTTCACAAGTTTGGACTTCTTTTTTTAAAATTCAATATACATCTTCTGGGCAGAGCCAATAATTTTGTTGTGATAGATACAGATGATAAAAAGAGAATCATTAAAAAAATAAATTCTGAGCTGCCGACACCACTTATCGCGAGTGAAATTTCCAGATACAAAAACTCTTTAATGAGTCCTGATGATGCCTACAAGCAGACTGAACTGTTCAGTTACAAGCAGATTGCCGAAGTTTTTGCAGAGTATGAAAAATATTTACTGGAAAACAATCTTGTTGATTTTGATGATCTCATCGCGCTTACCTATAAACTTTTGGATGAAAACCCTGAGTTGGCAAAGGCTACCTCGCAGAAATATCAGTACATTATGATTGACGAGTACCAGGATACAAACGAACTGCAGTTTAAGCTGTTACAAAAACTTTGTACAGTGCATAACAATTTGTGTGTAGTCGGTGATGACGATCAGAGTATATACGGCTGGCGTGGTGCGCATATTCGTAATATTATGGAGTTTGACCAGGATTTTTCAGGCACACATGTCTTTAAACTCGAAGAGAACTACCGTTCACGTGCGCCGATTTTAAAAGTTGCCAATGCGCTTATCGAGCACAACCGGTCCCGTTTGGGAAAAAAGCTCATAGCAACGCGTGGCAACGGGGATGATGTGACAACACTGAATTCTAATGATGAAAACGAAGAGGCAAGAAAAGTTGCCGCAAAAATACAAAAACTGCTTGAGAGCGGAGTACGTGCCAGAGAAATAGCTATTTTGTACCGTGTCAATGTTCTGTCACGTTCTGTAGAAGAAGGCTTGAACCGTTACGGGATTAACTATAAACTTGTGGGTGGTTTGCGATTTTATGACCGGGCAGAGATAAAAGACCTTATTTCTTATATCAGGGTGATTACAAATCATCATGATGACTTCTCCCTGAAACGTATAGTCAACAAGCCGAAACGCGGACTGGGCAAAGCAAGTTTGGATAAAATTGAACTTGCAGCTCAGAAAAAGGGAACTTCTATTTATGAATATATCACTCAGGCATCCATGGAAGAACTTGAAGGCTTGGTCAGAAAGAAAAATGCTGCAACGCTCAAAGAGTTTGCTAAAAACATTCAAGAGGTTGCCGGTATTGCGCAGGCGTCTACCTATGAGTTTATAGATGCTTTGGAAGAAACTTTTTCTTTGAAAGATATTTACAAAAACATGCAAGACTCACAGGAAAGAATTCTCAATATAGATGAGTTTTACGGTCTTTTTAGAGATTTTGTAAAAAAATCACCACAGAGTTCTTTGGATGAGTTTTTAAACGAACTGACGTTGCAAAGTGAGCAGGACCAGGTGGAGGGGGAGAGTATCTACATGATGAGTATACATGCCTCCAAAGGTTTGGAGTTTGAACATGTTTTTGTCATAGGAATGGAAGAGGGCTTTTTGCCACTGACAGGAGACGGAAGTGATTTGGAAGAAGAGAGACGACTTGGGTATGTTGCGTTTACCCGTGCCAAAGAGACCTTGACGCTTTGCCATGCCGGGAGCAGATTTTACAAAGGACGCAGAAGTGATTTGGAAAAAAGCCGTTTTTTCAATGAAGCCGGACTTTGCAAAGGCTCTTTAAAGTGTGAAAAAAACACAGCATTTAAAAAAGGTGATCTGGTACGGCATAAAATCTTTGGAACAGGGCGCATTATCGGTGTGAGTAAGTCGGGAAGAGAGTTTAAACTCAAGATTAATTTTGCAGGAACAAAACGCGATATTCTTGCATCATTTGTAGAGAAGTTATGA
- the truB gene encoding tRNA pseudouridine(55) synthase TruB codes for MNRLFVAYKPSGVGSNKYLYSLKKKYNNKKAGFAGTLDPFAKGVLLVGFGSHTKLFRFLNKTPKRYKATLWLGAKSDTLDTEMIEEVVLPEPLHVKEIEAVLLSLEGELEYKPPIFSAKRINGQRAYDLARAGKEVVLNTVNSIVYEMKLIHYCHPFVTFEASVSEGTYIRSLGEMIAHKLGIAHGSLSMLERLNEGQFVYEDEKALNIKESLNIPQNYYLGESDNVKYGRVLALEDLEFQDDGTYWLDNGESISIITVNEGRVKYELGRIEC; via the coding sequence ATGAATCGTCTTTTTGTTGCATACAAACCTTCGGGAGTAGGCTCAAACAAGTATCTTTACAGTCTGAAAAAAAAGTATAACAATAAAAAAGCAGGTTTTGCCGGAACACTGGATCCTTTTGCCAAAGGCGTGCTTTTGGTAGGTTTTGGCTCACATACGAAACTTTTTAGATTTTTGAACAAAACACCTAAAAGATACAAAGCGACTTTGTGGCTTGGTGCAAAGAGTGATACCCTTGATACAGAGATGATCGAAGAAGTTGTACTTCCTGAACCTTTACATGTAAAGGAGATTGAAGCGGTGCTTTTGTCTTTAGAGGGTGAATTGGAGTATAAACCGCCGATTTTCAGTGCAAAACGGATAAACGGACAGCGAGCGTATGATTTGGCACGTGCGGGAAAAGAGGTTGTTCTCAATACTGTCAACTCAATTGTTTATGAAATGAAACTGATTCACTACTGCCATCCCTTTGTGACCTTTGAAGCAAGTGTCAGTGAAGGGACTTATATACGTTCTCTGGGAGAGATGATTGCGCATAAACTTGGTATAGCGCATGGAAGTTTAAGTATGCTTGAGCGACTGAATGAAGGACAGTTTGTTTATGAGGATGAAAAAGCCTTGAATATCAAAGAATCTTTAAACATTCCCCAGAATTACTATTTGGGTGAAAGCGATAATGTAAAGTATGGAAGAGTTCTTGCTTTAGAAGATTTAGAGTTTCAGGATGACGGCACATACTGGCTGGATAATGGCGAAAGCATCTCCATTATTACAGTAAATGAGGGCAGAGTAAAATATGAATTAGGCAGGATAGAATGTTAG
- the csrA gene encoding carbon storage regulator CsrA has translation MLVLARKADESIVIGENIVVKVISVENGVVKLGIDAPKEISIIRNELIEEVKASNKAASLGTVDENDILSLNKILGK, from the coding sequence ATGTTAGTACTTGCAAGAAAAGCAGATGAATCTATAGTTATTGGTGAAAATATTGTTGTAAAAGTTATCTCTGTAGAAAACGGTGTCGTAAAACTCGGAATTGACGCGCCAAAAGAGATTTCCATCATTAGAAATGAGCTTATCGAAGAGGTCAAAGCGAGTAACAAGGCGGCTTCTTTGGGAACTGTAGACGAAAATGATATTCTGTCTTTGAACAAAATACTGGGAAAATAA
- a CDS encoding 4-(cytidine 5'-diphospho)-2-C-methyl-D-erythritol kinase → MKKYKAYAKVNIFLKITGKREEYHEIVSRFMRVDDLYDVLSFVSKKNVQAKANEFKILGDFDCTTTQNTVYKAYKALKEVTKNQALEELMRTHAVSVEKRIPAYAGLGGGSSDAATYLKMCNEVLHLGLSLNELAQIGLHVGADVPFFIYGYNSANVSGIGEVVEAFDEEPLSFDIYTPAVKISTPKVYQAYRRDFYAPIDGFQADALKKKSSVEILQELDAKEANDLFAPALQEYTELEKHYKEGYFFSGSGSSFFRVI, encoded by the coding sequence ATGAAAAAGTATAAGGCCTATGCCAAAGTAAATATTTTTTTAAAAATAACAGGCAAAAGAGAAGAATACCATGAAATAGTATCGCGATTCATGCGAGTTGATGACTTGTATGATGTACTCTCTTTTGTTTCGAAGAAAAATGTTCAGGCAAAAGCGAATGAGTTTAAAATACTTGGCGACTTTGATTGTACTACAACACAAAACACTGTTTACAAAGCGTATAAGGCATTGAAGGAGGTTACAAAAAATCAGGCGCTTGAAGAGCTTATGAGAACGCATGCCGTGAGCGTTGAAAAACGTATTCCGGCATATGCCGGACTTGGCGGAGGCAGCAGTGATGCAGCAACCTATTTGAAAATGTGCAATGAAGTACTGCATTTGGGTCTGAGTCTCAATGAACTCGCACAAATAGGTTTACATGTAGGGGCGGATGTGCCGTTTTTTATTTATGGATACAATAGTGCCAATGTCAGTGGCATAGGTGAAGTGGTAGAAGCCTTTGATGAGGAACCGCTTAGCTTCGATATTTATACTCCTGCGGTAAAAATCAGTACACCAAAAGTCTATCAGGCCTACCGGAGAGACTTTTATGCACCGATAGACGGATTTCAAGCCGATGCATTGAAAAAGAAATCTTCAGTAGAAATCTTGCAGGAACTCGATGCAAAAGAAGCAAATGATCTTTTTGCGCCTGCATTGCAGGAGTATACAGAATTGGAAAAACACTATAAAGAGGGCTACTTCTTCAGCGGCAGCGGCAGCAGTTTTTTTAGAGTAATTTAA
- the smpB gene encoding SsrA-binding protein SmpB, whose amino-acid sequence MGETIAKNKKAYHDYFIEEKFEAGLVLTGSEVKGIRAHRVNLKDSFIRFVNGEAFLFNAHIGRLETTHHYYGHEERGARKLLLHKKELEKMQKAVARDGYTIVPLQLYFNKRNIAKLQIAIAKGKLLHDKRNDLKEKDQKRDIQRAMKDY is encoded by the coding sequence ATGGGTGAAACAATAGCAAAAAACAAAAAAGCGTATCATGATTATTTTATTGAAGAGAAGTTTGAAGCAGGGCTGGTTCTTACAGGGAGCGAGGTCAAAGGCATACGTGCGCATCGCGTTAATCTTAAAGACAGTTTTATCCGCTTTGTCAACGGAGAGGCTTTTTTGTTTAATGCGCATATCGGCAGACTCGAGACGACGCACCATTATTACGGGCATGAAGAGCGCGGGGCAAGAAAACTGCTTTTGCATAAAAAAGAGTTAGAGAAAATGCAAAAGGCTGTAGCACGTGACGGGTATACCATTGTGCCTTTGCAGCTCTATTTTAACAAACGCAACATTGCAAAGCTGCAAATTGCCATAGCAAAAGGAAAACTGCTGCATGACAAAAGAAATGATTTAAAAGAGAAAGACCAAAAGAGAGACATTCAAAGGGCGATGAAGGATTATTGA